In the Muricauda sp. MAR_2010_75 genome, one interval contains:
- a CDS encoding carboxypeptidase-like regulatory domain-containing protein, translated as MKAIATTSIFLLFLTFSYGQKNIHGKVTNLGNPLQDVHIANLSSGDNIGSDQNGMYEIMAKPKEELRFTYVGMDTISVIVEDVTKILNIQMKIRVEELDEVTVSKKVLKGQRELELEYDSNPNIIKSAFGYLNKETASYSLRIIDEDEFDLAPSLDFVITGRFAGVAAKCDPTTDELKVFMRSRGSLIRPSNIIQSLSLNKGSSSPGLSRGQAVFDVDGVVLTRIKCSTLWGNLRRVAFIPSYAGLARYGHLGINGVVVINTKTGTVIPKEGEGLPYDRAKLRNNYLTEDLVDAEGVGASLPGYLTELKESGSPEAARTVFENNKRKYANHAFFYLDSYRYFYDKDEAFANTIYDEYVELNDNNPVLLKAMAYVLEAQGQQEKAHALYKQVYKLRPEYAQSFIDMANSYRNLDKPESAASLYARHSYLLEEGLLPKDSMELAAIMQREVDNLFDLDNGSLKIKKRKKDFDERSTRLVFDWNDSEAEFDLQFVNPDNQYFEWKHTLAEMPNRIRSEKELGYAMADFLLDNELLGTWKINATYHGNKQVTPTYIKATIYRNYGSKLQSKEVKVFKLGMKGVNQHLFTLRIPSEVVHN; from the coding sequence TTGAAAGCAATTGCCACAACCAGTATTTTTCTTCTCTTTTTGACATTTTCCTACGGGCAAAAAAACATTCATGGGAAAGTTACCAATCTAGGAAATCCGTTACAGGATGTTCACATTGCCAATCTTTCTTCGGGAGACAACATTGGTTCTGACCAAAACGGTATGTATGAAATCATGGCCAAGCCCAAAGAGGAACTCCGGTTCACCTATGTTGGGATGGACACCATCTCTGTTATCGTAGAAGATGTCACCAAAATCCTCAATATCCAAATGAAGATACGAGTGGAAGAACTGGATGAGGTTACGGTGTCGAAAAAAGTATTGAAAGGCCAGAGAGAATTGGAATTGGAGTACGATTCCAATCCCAATATCATCAAATCTGCCTTCGGGTACTTAAACAAAGAAACGGCTAGCTACTCACTTCGTATAATCGATGAGGATGAGTTTGATCTAGCTCCCAGCCTTGATTTTGTAATCACTGGAAGATTTGCAGGGGTAGCTGCTAAATGCGATCCCACAACTGATGAATTAAAAGTGTTCATGCGGTCCCGAGGCAGCCTAATAAGGCCTTCAAACATAATCCAAAGCCTTTCTTTGAACAAAGGCTCATCCTCTCCTGGCTTATCTAGAGGGCAAGCTGTTTTTGATGTGGACGGTGTTGTATTGACTCGTATAAAATGCAGTACTCTGTGGGGCAACCTTCGGAGAGTTGCTTTTATTCCGTCCTATGCCGGGTTAGCGCGATATGGGCACTTGGGCATAAACGGGGTCGTCGTCATCAATACCAAAACAGGAACGGTCATCCCAAAAGAAGGAGAAGGCTTACCCTATGATCGGGCAAAACTGCGAAACAATTATCTCACCGAAGATTTAGTAGATGCTGAGGGAGTCGGTGCTTCTTTGCCTGGTTATCTCACAGAACTCAAGGAAAGTGGGTCACCTGAAGCTGCTCGGACCGTATTTGAAAACAATAAGCGTAAATACGCCAATCACGCCTTCTTTTATCTCGATTCCTACCGATACTTTTATGATAAGGATGAAGCATTCGCCAATACCATCTATGACGAATATGTTGAATTGAACGATAACAATCCAGTGCTACTGAAGGCCATGGCCTATGTGTTGGAAGCGCAGGGCCAGCAGGAAAAGGCACATGCGCTCTACAAACAGGTGTACAAGCTTCGGCCTGAATATGCCCAGAGCTTTATTGATATGGCCAACAGTTACCGCAATCTGGACAAACCTGAGTCAGCCGCATCGCTCTATGCACGGCATTCTTATCTTTTGGAGGAAGGCCTGTTGCCCAAAGACAGTATGGAGCTTGCCGCAATCATGCAACGGGAGGTGGACAACCTCTTTGATTTGGACAACGGCTCCCTGAAAATCAAAAAGCGAAAGAAAGATTTTGATGAACGTAGCACGCGTTTGGTCTTTGATTGGAACGATTCTGAAGCAGAATTCGACCTACAGTTTGTAAATCCTGACAACCAATATTTTGAGTGGAAACATACCCTAGCTGAAATGCCGAATAGAATCCGCTCAGAAAAGGAATTGGGTTACGCCATGGCAGATTTTCTTCTAGACAATGAATTGTTGGGCACCTGGAAAATCAATGCCACCTATCATGGTAACAAGCAGGTCACGCCTACTTATATAAAAGCCACTATTTATAGAAATTACGGCAGCAAACTGCAAAGCAAGGAAGTCAAGGTATTTAAATTGGGTATGAAAGGCGTGAACCAACACCTATTTACACTAAGGATTCCTTCGGAAGTGGTTCATAATTAA
- a CDS encoding PepSY domain-containing protein: MGRKSENTFREIHRYLGFFLAGIMAVYAISGIVLTFRNTDYMKSEVQIQATLEPNLEEEALGAALRKRGFKVDKTESGLMYFNGGTYNIKTGETTYTEKRLPKLLDNMNKLHKMHSGHPLFWLGIFFGVALLFFAVSAFFMFRPKAPIYKNGLYFAAAGFLLTVILLFV; this comes from the coding sequence ATGGGAAGAAAATCAGAAAATACATTCCGGGAAATCCACAGGTACCTTGGATTCTTTTTGGCGGGCATTATGGCCGTTTATGCCATAAGCGGCATCGTGCTCACCTTTAGGAACACCGATTATATGAAGAGTGAAGTCCAGATACAGGCTACCTTGGAGCCCAATCTCGAAGAAGAGGCTCTGGGTGCCGCTTTGCGAAAAAGAGGATTTAAGGTCGATAAAACCGAAAGCGGCCTGATGTATTTTAATGGGGGGACCTATAACATAAAGACCGGGGAAACTACTTATACTGAAAAACGCCTGCCTAAGCTTTTGGACAATATGAACAAATTGCACAAAATGCACTCGGGGCACCCTTTGTTCTGGCTGGGTATTTTCTTTGGGGTTGCCCTTTTGTTCTTTGCGGTATCGGCCTTCTTTATGTTCCGGCCCAAGGCTCCCATCTACAAAAACGGACTGTATTTTGCAGCAGCAGGTTTTTTGCTAACGGTGATACTCTTGTTTGTTTAA
- a CDS encoding YceI family protein translates to MKKITLTLALLLGLAVTAQSTWKSDPAHSKVGFAITHLMISEVEGHFGDFDITATATDTFEDAEFMVDIKTTSIDTDNSRRDDHLRSDDFFAAEKHPSITFKTTGYEKTGDKTFMLTGDLTMHGTTKPVTLEGKVNGVITDQRSQKLKAGLKITGTVNRLEFGVGGDTPTLGDDVDITINLEMAQQ, encoded by the coding sequence ATGAAAAAAATAACTTTGACTTTGGCACTATTACTAGGTTTGGCCGTCACTGCACAGTCCACATGGAAATCTGATCCAGCGCACTCCAAAGTAGGTTTTGCCATAACCCACTTAATGATCTCTGAAGTTGAAGGCCATTTTGGAGATTTTGATATCACCGCAACGGCTACAGATACTTTTGAGGATGCCGAATTCATGGTTGACATTAAAACAACCAGCATAGATACCGACAACTCCAGAAGGGACGATCATCTACGAAGTGATGACTTTTTTGCCGCAGAGAAACATCCATCCATTACCTTTAAAACTACTGGCTATGAGAAAACCGGGGACAAGACCTTTATGCTGACCGGTGATTTAACCATGCATGGTACTACCAAGCCCGTTACCTTAGAGGGAAAAGTGAACGGTGTCATAACGGACCAAAGAAGCCAAAAATTAAAGGCCGGTCTTAAAATCACGGGCACAGTGAATAGGTTGGAATTTGGTGTGGGTGGTGACACCCCAACTTTGGGTGATGATGTAGATATTACCATAAACCTAGAGATGGCACAACAATAA
- a CDS encoding sensor histidine kinase — translation MISRKELLFQIVLHIIVLLFFSFDKNREAINVDRAIFLLYYSVATVVITYFLMPRYLYKKKYWQFFVAFFAVVTTVIAIEELVLEPLMFPNTRRGNGFPGVYASLLGILPVMTILSGCKFGWDALQKQAEIDELQSTIQESELQFLRSQINPHFLFNNLNNLYSYALQNSPKTPEIILEMSGVLRYMLYESKEQFVPLKKEIEQLDNFIRLYKLQIENRGDVNFETVNIKPGYKIAPLILIVFIENAFKHSQSGQSSNIEIDISVKMTDSVLEFNCKNNFEAVPSLDTIAKGIGLRNVQKRLELLYPNKHKLEISEENNSYIVYLRLELEKA, via the coding sequence TTGATTTCTAGAAAGGAACTTCTTTTTCAAATTGTACTTCACATAATTGTGCTGTTGTTCTTCTCTTTTGATAAGAACAGGGAGGCCATTAATGTGGACAGGGCCATATTTCTTTTGTATTATAGTGTGGCCACAGTGGTAATCACTTATTTCTTAATGCCAAGATACCTTTATAAAAAAAAATATTGGCAATTTTTTGTAGCATTCTTCGCAGTGGTCACGACCGTGATTGCGATAGAGGAATTGGTTCTGGAACCCCTAATGTTTCCAAACACCAGAAGGGGAAATGGGTTCCCAGGGGTATATGCCTCCCTTTTGGGTATTTTACCTGTAATGACCATACTTTCGGGTTGTAAGTTTGGTTGGGATGCCCTGCAGAAACAAGCCGAAATTGACGAGCTACAGTCCACGATTCAAGAAAGTGAACTGCAATTTTTACGTTCGCAGATCAACCCTCATTTTTTGTTCAATAACCTGAACAACCTGTACTCTTATGCACTTCAGAATTCGCCCAAAACACCAGAGATTATATTGGAAATGAGCGGAGTGCTCCGGTACATGTTGTACGAATCCAAAGAACAGTTTGTTCCCCTAAAAAAGGAAATTGAACAACTGGACAACTTTATTCGCTTGTATAAATTACAGATTGAGAACAGGGGGGATGTTAATTTTGAAACGGTCAACATAAAACCAGGCTACAAGATTGCACCACTTATATTGATTGTGTTTATAGAAAATGCCTTTAAGCACAGTCAATCTGGGCAATCTTCCAATATTGAAATAGATATTTCTGTAAAAATGACCGACTCCGTCTTGGAGTTTAACTGTAAGAACAACTTTGAGGCCGTACCTAGTCTGGACACCATTGCAAAAGGAATAGGACTAAGGAACGTGCAAAAACGATTGGAACTTTTATATCCCAATAAGCACAAGTTGGAGATAAGTGAGGAAAACAACTCTTATATTGTATACCTAAGGCTGGAACTTGAAAAAGCATAA
- a CDS encoding LytTR family DNA-binding domain-containing protein, producing MRCIIVEDQPPAQRILQKFIEDVNHLELVGIFSDGLQAMEFLNSKPVDLMFLDIHLPKINGIEFLKSIPDAPHVILTTAFSEYALEGYDLNVVDYLLKPFSFQRFLQAVNKASMKQEQEEAVTSNQISEIYVKSSHEHIKVSVNDILAISSDSDYTEIRTEKRKVLSNEPLRHWVDILGPPHFFQVHKSHIVNTKKIDRISGNLVYLIDGSKIPLGRAYKDHFLKNILG from the coding sequence ATGAGATGTATCATTGTTGAAGATCAACCCCCTGCCCAACGAATTCTTCAAAAGTTCATAGAAGATGTCAATCACCTTGAGTTGGTCGGGATATTCTCTGACGGGTTACAGGCCATGGAGTTTTTGAACTCAAAACCTGTGGACTTAATGTTTTTGGACATCCACTTACCCAAAATCAATGGCATTGAGTTTTTAAAAAGTATACCAGATGCGCCCCATGTAATTCTCACCACTGCTTTTTCGGAATATGCTCTGGAAGGATATGACCTCAACGTAGTGGATTATTTGCTGAAACCGTTCTCTTTTCAACGTTTTCTTCAGGCGGTAAATAAAGCCAGCATGAAACAAGAACAGGAAGAAGCCGTTACATCCAATCAAATCAGTGAGATCTATGTCAAGTCCAGTCACGAGCACATTAAAGTGTCTGTCAACGATATTTTGGCCATTTCTTCTGATTCCGATTACACAGAAATCCGTACCGAAAAAAGAAAGGTACTTTCCAATGAACCCTTACGGCATTGGGTGGATATTTTAGGGCCACCCCATTTTTTCCAAGTCCACAAGTCACATATTGTGAACACCAAAAAGATAGACCGTATATCAGGAAACTTGGTTTATCTTATTGACGGCTCAAAAATACCGTTGGGCCGTGCCTACAAAGACCACTTTCTGAAAAATATCTTGGGGTAA
- a CDS encoding endo-1,4-beta-xylanase has product MNTKSDSSKLKYFLLMVLAAVSTVFLGYSQEEASEKGLKDYYKDHFPVGVAVSPRALEGESAELILKHFNSMTPENVMKMGPIHPEENRYNWEYADQVADFAVEHNLKLRGHALCWHNQAGDWIFKDKNGDQVSKEVLLQRLKDHITTVVKRYKGKIYAWDVVNEAISDKEDEFLRDSPWYQICGEDFIIKAFEYAHEADPDLKLFYNDYSAVHPIKRDKIYKLVKMIQDAGVPIHGVGIQGHFSIYEPTEQELRDAIEKYASLGVEVQITELDVSVYHKEHSRRDPLPKDEDDAFKPEQEQKQIKQYDMLFRVFRDYEDTLTSVTFWNISDRYSWLDNFPVRGRKNYPLLFDEKLQPKKAYYKVIDFEE; this is encoded by the coding sequence ATGAACACAAAATCAGACAGCAGCAAGCTTAAATACTTTTTGTTAATGGTATTAGCGGCAGTATCGACGGTATTTCTTGGGTATTCCCAAGAAGAAGCATCAGAAAAGGGCCTTAAGGATTATTATAAGGACCATTTTCCTGTTGGGGTGGCAGTTTCGCCTAGAGCCTTGGAAGGAGAAAGTGCCGAGCTGATCTTAAAGCATTTTAACAGCATGACACCGGAAAATGTTATGAAAATGGGACCAATCCATCCAGAAGAGAATCGGTATAATTGGGAATATGCGGACCAAGTTGCCGACTTTGCCGTAGAACATAACCTAAAATTGCGGGGGCATGCCCTATGTTGGCACAACCAAGCCGGTGATTGGATTTTCAAAGATAAAAATGGAGATCAGGTGAGCAAGGAAGTGTTGCTCCAACGTTTAAAAGACCATATCACTACTGTAGTAAAGCGGTACAAGGGAAAGATATATGCTTGGGATGTGGTCAATGAAGCAATATCGGACAAGGAAGATGAATTTTTAAGAGATTCTCCGTGGTACCAGATCTGTGGGGAGGATTTTATCATCAAGGCATTTGAATATGCCCATGAAGCCGACCCTGACCTTAAACTGTTTTATAACGACTATAGTGCTGTACATCCCATAAAAAGGGACAAAATCTATAAGTTGGTAAAAATGATCCAAGATGCTGGGGTGCCAATTCATGGGGTGGGCATTCAAGGTCACTTTTCTATTTATGAACCCACAGAGCAGGAATTAAGGGACGCCATAGAAAAGTACGCTTCTTTAGGTGTTGAAGTCCAGATAACCGAACTGGATGTTTCCGTATACCACAAAGAACATAGTAGGAGAGATCCCTTGCCAAAAGATGAGGATGATGCCTTTAAACCAGAGCAGGAGCAGAAACAAATCAAACAATACGATATGCTGTTCAGGGTTTTTAGGGATTATGAGGATACACTTACCAGCGTGACTTTTTGGAATATCTCTGACCGTTATTCGTGGTTGGATAATTTTCCGGTACGGGGACGAAAAAATTATCCGTTACTGTTCGATGAAAAATTGCAACCCAAAAAAGCCTATTACAAAGTAATAGACTTCGAGGAGTGA
- a CDS encoding sodium:solute symporter, protein MESVLERPDWIVLGIYFLALIGVAVWVVAQKNKDTEDYFLAGRNVGWFVIGASIFASNIGSEHVVGLAGTGFESGTPMAHYELHAWIVLLLGWLFLPFYIRSGAFTMPEFLEKRFDSKSRWFLSIFSLVAYVLTKVSVTIYAGGIVVSELLGIPFWYGAIGVVVFTGIYTIIGGMKAVIYTETLQTIILILGSLIITYLGLKEVGGWSQLHETVTAVSPDHFNMWRPMSDPDFPWTGLLFGGTIVGIWYWCTDQYIVQRTLAANNIKIGRRGAIFGAYLKLMPILIFLIPGIIAFALTVQNPEVFSVERADRAFPMLVKTLLPVGLKGLVAGGLMAALMSSLASVFNSCSTIFTIDIYKKLRPEKTERQLLTIGKVATGFIVVLGIIWIPIMDKIGGGVMYQYLQNVQSYIAPPVTTVFLLGIIWKRVNSKAAITTLLAGLVLLILRLGSEIYYQPQIAAGEDVSGFMFAFATVNFAHMAIFMFIFSVALCIAVTLATAPPNYALIKGLSFGTLSAEDRTATKGSYSTIDVVLSVLLVVIVIAILSYFTG, encoded by the coding sequence ATGGAATCAGTTTTAGAGAGGCCGGATTGGATCGTCCTAGGCATCTACTTTTTGGCACTTATTGGAGTGGCCGTTTGGGTGGTCGCCCAAAAGAACAAAGATACCGAGGACTACTTTTTGGCTGGTAGAAACGTGGGATGGTTCGTTATCGGCGCCTCAATTTTTGCATCGAACATTGGTTCGGAGCACGTAGTGGGGTTGGCCGGTACGGGATTTGAATCGGGCACACCCATGGCCCATTATGAGCTACATGCTTGGATTGTATTATTGCTCGGTTGGTTGTTCCTACCGTTCTACATTCGAAGTGGGGCCTTTACCATGCCCGAGTTTCTCGAAAAACGATTTGATAGTAAATCCCGTTGGTTTTTGTCCATTTTCTCATTGGTCGCCTATGTTTTGACCAAGGTTTCGGTAACCATCTATGCCGGTGGTATTGTGGTTTCCGAACTTTTGGGGATTCCGTTTTGGTACGGAGCCATTGGAGTGGTGGTCTTTACCGGAATCTACACGATCATCGGTGGGATGAAAGCGGTAATCTATACCGAAACCCTTCAGACCATTATTCTTATTCTAGGTTCATTGATCATTACCTATTTGGGCCTTAAAGAAGTAGGTGGATGGAGCCAACTCCATGAAACTGTAACCGCGGTAAGTCCAGATCATTTTAACATGTGGCGCCCCATGAGCGACCCAGATTTTCCGTGGACCGGACTATTGTTCGGTGGTACCATCGTGGGGATTTGGTATTGGTGTACGGATCAGTACATAGTACAACGTACCCTTGCCGCCAATAATATTAAAATTGGTAGACGAGGAGCCATTTTTGGAGCCTATCTAAAATTGATGCCCATTTTAATTTTCTTGATTCCCGGTATTATTGCCTTTGCATTGACCGTACAAAACCCAGAGGTTTTTAGTGTAGAACGCGCGGACAGGGCTTTCCCAATGTTGGTTAAAACACTTCTTCCAGTTGGATTGAAAGGTTTGGTGGCCGGTGGACTTATGGCTGCTCTGATGAGCTCATTGGCCTCTGTGTTCAATTCCTGTTCCACAATTTTCACCATTGATATCTATAAAAAATTGCGCCCAGAAAAAACAGAGCGTCAATTATTGACCATAGGTAAAGTGGCAACCGGATTTATTGTTGTACTGGGCATCATTTGGATTCCTATTATGGATAAAATTGGGGGTGGGGTCATGTATCAATACCTTCAAAATGTGCAATCTTATATTGCTCCACCAGTGACCACTGTTTTCCTTTTGGGTATTATTTGGAAACGAGTCAATTCCAAAGCGGCCATTACAACGCTTCTGGCCGGTCTAGTATTATTGATACTCCGTTTGGGCTCAGAAATCTATTATCAACCACAGATTGCAGCTGGTGAAGATGTATCTGGCTTTATGTTTGCCTTTGCTACAGTTAATTTTGCCCACATGGCAATTTTCATGTTCATATTTTCGGTAGCACTATGTATTGCGGTAACCTTGGCCACAGCGCCACCAAATTATGCTTTGATCAAAGGTTTGTCCTTTGGTACTTTATCTGCCGAAGATCGTACTGCAACCAAAGGAAGCTACAGTACCATAGATGTAGTGCTCTCCGTATTATTGGTAGTCATTGTAATTGCGATTCTATCGTACTTTACAGGGTAG
- the xylA gene encoding xylose isomerase — protein MITKGDKEYFKGIGKISFEGKGSDNPLSFKYYDENKVVGGKTMKEHFRFAIAYWHTFTGVGGDPFGAPTQEFPWLTSTDPIQQAKDKMDAAFEFITKIGAPYYCFHDFDLIAEGGTLAESEKRLQIITDYAKEKMAASGVKLLWGTANCFSNPRYMNGAATNPDFDVVAYAGAQVKNALDATIKLGGENYVFWGGREGYMSLLNTNMGREQDHMARFLHMAKDYARKQGFKGTFFIEPKPMEPTKHQYDFDSATVLGFLTKYDLLDDFKLNIEVNHATLAQHTFEHELQVAADNNLLGSIDANRGDYQNGWDTDQFPVDVYELTQAMLVILQAGGFQGGGINFDAKIRRNSTDLDDIFHAHIGGMDTFARALLAANDVLENSNYISLRKERYSSFDSGTGKAFEDGTLTLEDLHGHASANQDIKKRSGKQELFENIINQYI, from the coding sequence ATGATTACGAAAGGAGACAAGGAGTATTTTAAAGGTATAGGGAAAATATCTTTTGAAGGAAAAGGATCGGACAATCCCCTATCATTTAAATATTACGATGAGAACAAAGTGGTCGGTGGAAAGACCATGAAAGAGCATTTCAGATTTGCCATTGCGTATTGGCATACCTTCACCGGAGTTGGAGGCGACCCTTTTGGAGCGCCCACCCAAGAATTTCCATGGTTGACGAGTACAGATCCCATCCAGCAGGCCAAGGACAAAATGGATGCCGCTTTTGAATTTATTACCAAAATAGGTGCTCCTTACTATTGTTTTCATGATTTTGATTTGATTGCCGAAGGCGGTACGCTGGCAGAATCTGAAAAAAGACTGCAAATCATCACCGATTATGCCAAAGAAAAAATGGCAGCCTCTGGGGTAAAACTTCTTTGGGGCACAGCCAATTGCTTCAGCAATCCAAGGTATATGAACGGTGCGGCCACCAATCCAGATTTTGATGTTGTTGCCTACGCTGGTGCCCAGGTGAAAAATGCATTGGATGCGACTATAAAATTGGGCGGTGAAAATTATGTCTTTTGGGGCGGTCGTGAAGGGTATATGTCCCTTTTGAACACCAATATGGGTCGTGAACAGGACCACATGGCCCGATTCCTTCATATGGCCAAAGATTATGCAAGAAAACAAGGATTCAAAGGAACCTTCTTTATCGAGCCAAAACCCATGGAGCCCACAAAGCACCAATATGATTTTGACTCAGCAACTGTATTGGGCTTCTTGACTAAGTATGATCTTTTGGATGATTTTAAATTGAACATTGAGGTGAACCACGCTACTTTGGCGCAACATACTTTTGAGCATGAGCTTCAGGTTGCCGCTGATAACAACTTGTTGGGAAGTATTGATGCCAACCGTGGAGATTACCAAAACGGATGGGATACCGATCAGTTCCCAGTGGATGTATACGAGCTTACACAGGCCATGTTGGTCATACTTCAAGCAGGAGGCTTCCAAGGAGGCGGTATCAACTTCGATGCAAAAATCCGAAGAAACTCAACCGATCTTGATGATATCTTCCATGCGCATATTGGCGGAATGGACACTTTTGCAAGGGCTCTGTTGGCAGCAAATGACGTATTGGAAAATTCCAATTATATTAGTCTCCGTAAAGAGCGATATAGTTCATTCGATTCCGGCACCGGAAAAGCGTTTGAGGATGGTACGTTGACATTGGAAGACCTTCACGGTCATGCGTCTGCAAACCAAGACATTAAAAAGCGCAGTGGTAAGCAGGAACTGTTTGAGAACATTATCAATCAGTACATCTAA
- a CDS encoding xylulokinase: MHWIGFDIGSSSIKAALINADDGSVLDIAQYPKKEMPIISINLGWGEQDPELWWKHLCAATQELISNNNISKNNIKGIGISYQMHGLVTVDKNLQPLRPSIIWCDSRAVEIGEQLFQASGKDKCVEHLLNSPGNFTLSKLKWVKDNEPDTFKKIHKFMLPGDYIALKLSGSCVTTPSGLSEGIMWDFKENDVASWLLEDAGIDPALIPKIRPSFSQQGIVSKQGAQESGLPEGIPIMYRAGDQPNNALALNVMEPGEIAATGGTSGVVYAISGQKNTQEHTRINSFAHVNHTGDDTRIGKLLCINGTGIQYSWVRNELTNALSYNSMNEQAESVPIGSEGLNILPFGNGAERMLNNSNKGSRILNLNFNVHKAPHIFRAALEGIAFSFVYGMEILKNDGVDIASIKAGNDNLFRAGIFSRTIATLTNSRIDIVETTGAVGAARAAAFAFGDFKSIGEATETDAVQLTYQPDDPMEKYREAYDEWKKQLEEYIDN; encoded by the coding sequence ATGCACTGGATAGGTTTCGATATTGGTAGTTCCTCCATCAAAGCAGCCCTCATCAATGCCGATGATGGCAGCGTACTGGACATTGCACAATATCCCAAAAAGGAAATGCCCATTATATCAATCAACCTAGGTTGGGGAGAACAGGACCCCGAGCTTTGGTGGAAGCATTTATGTGCCGCCACCCAAGAGTTGATTTCCAATAACAACATTTCCAAAAATAACATTAAAGGTATAGGAATATCGTACCAAATGCATGGATTGGTCACGGTTGATAAAAACCTTCAACCCTTAAGGCCTTCCATTATTTGGTGCGACAGCCGCGCCGTGGAAATTGGCGAGCAATTGTTTCAGGCTTCTGGAAAAGATAAATGTGTGGAGCATCTGCTGAATTCTCCCGGAAATTTCACGCTTTCAAAATTAAAATGGGTAAAGGATAATGAGCCGGATACCTTTAAAAAAATCCACAAATTCATGCTGCCGGGCGATTATATCGCACTAAAACTATCTGGGTCTTGTGTTACCACCCCTTCTGGACTTTCAGAAGGAATTATGTGGGACTTTAAAGAAAACGATGTGGCTTCATGGCTTTTGGAAGACGCTGGTATTGATCCTGCCTTAATTCCTAAGATACGTCCTTCTTTTTCTCAGCAAGGCATTGTCTCAAAACAAGGAGCCCAGGAATCAGGACTACCCGAAGGGATTCCCATTATGTACCGTGCCGGCGACCAGCCTAACAACGCTTTGGCACTCAATGTCATGGAACCTGGTGAAATTGCTGCTACTGGAGGTACTTCCGGCGTAGTCTATGCCATCTCGGGCCAAAAAAATACACAAGAGCATACGCGAATCAACAGTTTTGCCCATGTAAACCATACTGGAGACGATACCAGAATTGGCAAACTCCTGTGCATCAATGGTACGGGCATTCAATATAGCTGGGTCAGAAACGAATTGACCAACGCGCTTTCATACAACAGCATGAACGAACAAGCTGAATCTGTTCCTATTGGTTCAGAAGGATTAAATATTCTACCTTTTGGAAACGGTGCTGAACGCATGCTGAACAATAGCAACAAAGGGTCTCGAATTTTAAACCTCAACTTTAATGTGCACAAAGCACCGCATATTTTTAGGGCTGCATTGGAAGGCATTGCCTTCTCTTTTGTGTACGGCATGGAAATTCTTAAAAATGATGGAGTTGATATAGCCTCCATCAAGGCTGGAAACGATAATTTGTTTCGGGCTGGAATTTTTTCGAGGACCATCGCCACACTGACCAATAGTAGAATCGATATTGTAGAGACCACTGGAGCTGTAGGAGCTGCACGAGCAGCCGCCTTTGCGTTTGGAGATTTTAAAAGTATTGGCGAAGCAACCGAGACAGATGCTGTACAATTGACCTATCAGCCTGATGACCCAATGGAAAAATATCGCGAAGCTTACGATGAATGGAAAAAACAATTAGAAGAATATATTGACAATTGA